One genomic window of Aethina tumida isolate Nest 87 chromosome 3, icAetTumi1.1, whole genome shotgun sequence includes the following:
- the LOC109596207 gene encoding charged multivesicular body protein 5 codes for MKRIVGAQTKKKPSPVSSKEHLEKLSNREKDLENKIKNLENDLRRTKDQLNRLRESPGKAALKQKALRILGQKRYFENQLEAVRGFTYNLDQTNFTVQVLKDTQQTISFMKDGMKQIKNEFKKLNVEDIDNMQDDLADLMLESEEIRNSMMRSYDTPLIDEDELEAELDALGDEIALDDDQTYIEDALGNVQADSVNNLPEPPNNITTENGIVIDQFGLPEIPKRPV; via the exons ATGAAACGGATAGTAGGAGCGCAAACTAAAAAGAAACCATCACCAGTATCAAGTAAAGAACACCTTGAGAAG TTGAGTAACAGAGAAAAAGAtctagaaaacaaaataaaaaatctagaaaatGATTTGAGGAGAACAAAAGATCAACTAAACAGACTAAGAGAAAGTCCAGGAAAGGCTGCTTTAAAGCAGAAGGCATTAAGAATTTTAGGTCAGAAGCGGTACTTCGAAAACCAACTTGAGGCAGTCAGAGGATTTACGTATAATTTGGACCAGACTAATTTTACTGTTCAGGTTTTGAAAGACACACAACAAACTATTTCTTTTATGAAGGATGGcatgaaacaaattaaaaatgaatttaaaaagttaaatgttgAGGACATCGAT AACATGCAAGACGACCTGGCAGACTTAATGCTGGAATCTGAAGAAATACGGAACTCTATGATGCGATCCTATGACACTCCACTAATCGATGAAGACGAATTAGAAGCTGAGCTGGACGCTCTCGGTGATGAAATAGCTTTGGATGATGATCAAACATATATTGAGGATGCCTTAGGGAACGTTCAAGCTGATAGTGTGAATAACCTTCCCGAACCTcctaataatataacaacagAG AATGGCATTGTGATTGATCAGTTTGGGTTACCAGAAATTCCAAAACGtcccgtttaa